One stretch of Rattus norvegicus strain BN/NHsdMcwi chromosome 12, GRCr8, whole genome shotgun sequence DNA includes these proteins:
- the Rpl28-ps11 gene encoding large ribosomal subunit protein eL28-like, with protein MAVGEGELGHRFGGFENKVLFFPSPAAIERGAAAMSAHLQWMVVRNCSSVLIKRNEQTTYTMEPNNLRARNAFSYSGLIHHKTVGAEPVADGRRGRGGYETQIRSAKPATSYVRTTIKKECVGYSGIRHVIWHQTRDPASGT; from the coding sequence ATGGctgtgggagagggagagcttgGACACCGTTTTGGTGGCTTTGAAAACAAAGTCTTGTTCTTTCCGTCCCCCGCCGCCATAGAGAGAGGAGCCGCCGCCATGTCCGCCCATCTGCAGTGGATGGTCGTTCGGAACTGCTCCAGTGTCTTGATCAAGAGGAATGAGCAGACGACGTACACCATGGAGCCCAATAATCTGAGGGCCCGAAACGCCTTCAGCTACAGTGGGCTTATTCACCACAAGACCGTCGGAGCGGAGCCCGTGGCTGATGGCAGAAGGGGTCGTGGTGGTTATGAAACGCAGATCCGGTCGGCAAAACCTGCCACTTCCTACGTGAGGACCACCATCAAAAAAGAATGCGTGGGCTACAGCGGCATCAGGCACGTGATCTGGCATCAGACACGTGATCCGGCATCAGGCACGTGA